From the genome of Winogradskyella forsetii, one region includes:
- a CDS encoding lectin-like domain-containing protein yields the protein MQLRFYLVLILFFSNVTVCIAQLNASLIGDAIDQGNNCFTITQDLEAQSGGVWYANPIDFDDDFTIIYQNNFGSKDINGADGMALVFKGNPSPQLGNSGGGLGYQGISPSLVIEFDTYQNNSSEVGSLGDPIFDHIAIMRDGNPGHNSSSNLGGPIQASATSQNIEDGNTHDIKIEWSAASSVLRVYFDCELRLALNYDVKELIFSGDDAVFFGFVGSTGGMSNIHEVCFNSVSFVDNLQLQDDFICEGSSKIIDATIPSGQTYSWSPTNGISNPGVANPTFSPTTTTTYTIVIADVCGNITTEEFTLSVLDVEDPIFNAVEAICVGNNLPNLPTTSTNGVTGTWSPALNNTETTVYTFTPSDGQCANEVTLTVEVIPNAIPTFDTINPICPGQFLDELPTTSNNNFTGSWSPEINNMETTVYTFTPSLGQGCVAPTTLEVVVTDPIIPTFDIVDFICDGAFLNDLPTVSNNSISGAWSPMLDNSETTTYTFTPNANQCAGETTWTIEVIPNAELFLEVEMISEPFSDNQTVIATVTGSTGANEFQLDDGPWVSNNMFNQVSGCEEHVIRVREISGCGNVASEIFRILEYPKFFTPNGDTLNKVWNIECLNDQPSARIDIFDRYGKLLVVIEPSRYGWDGTYNGVLMPTSDYWFRVEYFGEDGSPRVFTSHFTLKR from the coding sequence TTGCAATTAAGATTTTACCTTGTTCTAATATTATTCTTTTCTAATGTTACTGTCTGTATAGCGCAATTGAACGCTTCATTAATTGGAGATGCCATTGACCAAGGCAATAATTGCTTTACCATTACTCAAGACTTGGAAGCCCAGTCTGGAGGGGTTTGGTACGCGAATCCCATCGATTTTGATGACGACTTTACAATTATATATCAAAACAATTTTGGTTCTAAGGACATTAATGGTGCAGACGGTATGGCATTAGTGTTTAAAGGAAATCCGTCACCCCAATTAGGGAATTCTGGTGGTGGCCTAGGTTACCAAGGGATTTCTCCCTCGTTGGTAATCGAATTTGACACCTATCAAAATAACAGTTCAGAAGTGGGTTCTCTGGGTGACCCAATTTTCGATCATATTGCCATAATGCGCGACGGAAATCCAGGTCACAACAGTTCATCCAATTTAGGTGGTCCAATCCAGGCAAGTGCAACCAGTCAAAATATTGAAGATGGAAATACACATGATATAAAAATTGAATGGAGTGCCGCATCGAGCGTTCTTAGAGTTTATTTTGACTGCGAACTCAGACTCGCCTTAAATTATGATGTTAAAGAATTGATATTTTCAGGTGATGATGCCGTGTTTTTCGGATTTGTTGGTTCTACAGGTGGAATGAGCAATATACATGAAGTCTGCTTCAACAGCGTCTCTTTTGTAGATAATCTTCAATTACAGGACGATTTTATTTGCGAAGGTTCTTCTAAAATTATTGATGCCACCATCCCTAGTGGACAGACCTATTCATGGTCGCCTACAAATGGAATCAGTAATCCGGGTGTTGCCAATCCAACATTTTCGCCGACAACAACAACGACATACACGATTGTTATTGCTGATGTCTGTGGAAATATTACAACCGAAGAATTTACGCTATCCGTTCTCGATGTTGAAGATCCAATATTTAATGCCGTAGAGGCTATATGCGTGGGTAATAATTTACCCAACCTTCCAACAACTTCTACCAATGGGGTTACTGGGACTTGGTCTCCAGCTTTAAACAATACTGAAACAACGGTCTACACTTTTACACCTTCTGATGGGCAATGCGCTAATGAGGTAACATTGACCGTTGAGGTGATTCCGAATGCTATCCCAACTTTTGACACTATAAATCCAATTTGCCCAGGTCAGTTTTTGGATGAACTGCCCACAACCTCTAATAATAACTTCACTGGTTCGTGGTCTCCCGAGATTAATAATATGGAAACTACGGTATATACTTTTACACCGAGTTTAGGGCAAGGTTGTGTTGCGCCTACGACCTTGGAAGTTGTGGTGACAGATCCTATAATCCCTACTTTTGATATCGTTGATTTTATTTGTGATGGTGCTTTTTTAAATGATCTGCCGACCGTGTCAAACAATAGTATATCAGGTGCTTGGTCTCCTATGTTGGATAATTCTGAAACCACTACTTATACGTTTACACCTAATGCTAACCAATGTGCAGGTGAGACCACTTGGACGATTGAAGTTATTCCTAACGCTGAACTTTTTTTAGAGGTCGAAATGATTTCGGAACCTTTTAGCGATAATCAAACTGTAATTGCGACCGTTACTGGAAGCACAGGTGCCAATGAATTTCAGCTTGATGATGGGCCTTGGGTAAGTAACAATATGTTTAATCAAGTATCTGGTTGTGAGGAGCATGTAATTAGGGTCCGGGAAATTTCTGGTTGTGGCAATGTTGCTAGCGAGATATTTCGAATTCTGGAATATCCCAAATTCTTCACGCCAAATGGTGATACTTTGAATAAAGTTTGGAATATTGAGTGCTTGAATGATCAGCCTTCTGCAAGAATTGATATTTTTGATAGATACGGGAAATTGCTTGTCGTTATCGAGCCGAGTCGTTATGGTTGGGATGGGACTTACAATGGTGTACTTATGCCTACTAGTGATTATTGGTTCAGGGTTGAATATTTTGGAGAGGACGGCTCTCCAAGAGTATTTACTTCCCATTTCACATTAAAACGGTAG
- the dinB gene encoding DNA polymerase IV, with protein sequence MNNNRSIVHMDLDTFFVSCERLLDSRLIGKPVLIGGTSDRGVVASCSYEARTFGVHSAMPMRMAKQLCPEAIVLRGNSGIYTKFSNDVTDVIKESVPLYEKTSIDEFYMDLTGMDKFFGCYKLASELRQKIIKETGLPISFGLSLNKTVSKIATGEAKPNNEIRIISGNEKPFLAPLSVKKIPMVGNVTYKSLCDLGVKRIKTVQEMPMELMHKVLGKNGLVIWKKANGIDNSPVVQYHERKSISTERTFGQDTTDVNKLKGLVIAMAENLAYQLRRGHKLTACVTFKIRYSDFQTYTQQQRIPYSAMDHTIIPVVLDLFKKLYHRRLLVRLIGVRFSHLVEGGHQVNLFEDNEMHLNLCNAMDKMRERYGDRAVMSAAGMEAKTISRWNPFNGEPPPLLANRHQ encoded by the coding sequence ATGAACAACAACAGATCAATAGTACACATGGATTTAGACACCTTTTTTGTGTCTTGCGAACGCCTGCTCGATAGTCGTCTCATTGGCAAACCCGTACTCATTGGTGGCACCAGCGATAGAGGTGTTGTGGCTTCCTGCAGTTACGAAGCCCGCACATTTGGCGTCCATTCTGCCATGCCAATGCGTATGGCCAAACAGCTGTGCCCTGAAGCTATCGTATTAAGAGGAAACTCTGGCATTTATACCAAATTCTCCAACGATGTCACTGATGTTATCAAAGAAAGTGTGCCGCTTTATGAAAAAACATCCATTGACGAGTTTTACATGGATCTCACGGGAATGGATAAATTCTTTGGTTGCTACAAGTTGGCTTCAGAATTACGCCAGAAAATCATTAAAGAAACTGGTTTACCCATTTCCTTTGGCTTATCGCTCAATAAAACAGTTTCAAAAATAGCCACTGGCGAAGCAAAGCCCAATAATGAAATCCGGATTATTTCTGGTAACGAAAAACCGTTTTTAGCGCCACTTTCGGTTAAAAAAATTCCAATGGTTGGGAACGTCACTTACAAATCGCTTTGTGATTTAGGCGTTAAACGTATAAAAACGGTACAAGAAATGCCCATGGAACTGATGCATAAAGTTTTGGGCAAAAATGGATTGGTGATTTGGAAAAAAGCCAATGGTATAGACAACTCGCCTGTGGTACAGTATCACGAACGAAAATCCATTTCTACCGAACGTACTTTTGGACAGGATACTACAGATGTAAATAAACTAAAAGGTTTGGTCATTGCCATGGCAGAAAATTTAGCCTACCAATTGCGTCGTGGCCATAAGTTAACCGCTTGCGTGACGTTTAAAATTCGGTATTCCGACTTTCAGACCTATACGCAACAGCAACGGATTCCTTATAGTGCCATGGATCATACCATTATTCCTGTGGTATTGGATTTATTTAAAAAACTGTATCATCGCAGGCTTTTAGTGCGATTAATCGGAGTTCGGTTTAGTCATTTGGTAGAAGGCGGCCATCAAGTCAATTTGTTTGAGGACAACGAAATGCACCTCAACCTCTGTAATGCCATGGATAAAATGCGTGAACGTTATGGTGATAGAGCCGTAATGAGTGCTGCGGGTATGGAAGCCAAAACCATTAGTCGCTGGAATCCTTTTAATGGTGAGCCGCCTCCTTTATTGGCAAATCGGCATCAGTAA
- a CDS encoding DNA polymerase III subunit alpha, whose protein sequence is MYLNCHTYYSLRYGTIKPEQLLAIASENGVRTLALTDINTTSACLDIVRLSEKYKVKPVLGVDFRNSAQQQFILIAKNNNGFKNINDYLSQFLHNHELKIPERPEKTLADCFVIYPYQKGKHYELKPNEFLGIAPKDLNHLKFSKWNMLREKLVVLKTVSFQNKKGFNTHRLLRAIDNNTLLSKLPKSEEGNADHIMLPYNDLCETYSEFPKLINNTERLLNNCSIDFDFETDDSKNQKCLTENEISDCELLEKLTYDGIPYRYGNNVEQKVYDRIKKELDLIKQKGFVSYFLINWKILEYARSKDYYYVGRGSGANSIIAYLLRITDVDPIELDLYFERFINLFRQNPPDFDIDFSWKDRDDITRFIFDNFENTALITVYNTFKFKASVRELGKVFGLPKSEMDLLTRGKYTINQLDELSQLVIKYAKYIQGFPNYLGIHAGGILISEQPIHYYCATFMPPKGFATTQFDMVAAEDIGLYKFDILSQRGLGKIKEAVEIIDENYKEQPPIDIHDIKGFKQDERIKDLLRNAKAIGCFYVESPAMRMLLRKLQVDDYLGLVAASSIIRPGVANSGMMRQYILRHRHPEKRKEAHPVLQSIMPETYGVMVYQEDVIKVAHIFGGLDLGESDMLRRGMSGKFRSRDEFNKVKQKFFDNCEKRGESYDVVTDIWRQIESFAGYAFAKGHSASYAVESYQSLFLKAYYPLEYMTATINNFGGFYSTELYVHEARMHHGKIEAPCINQSAVEAIIKGKTIYLGFMFLQSLESKTINRILNERIKNGIFQSLDDFIERVPISIEQLSILIKINAFRFTGINKRELLWEAHLKISKTIIQDHVVNLFRTEKINYNTPELPSTALETAFDDIELLGFPLCNPFLLLTTKSTGNLRARHLEKLEGRLIIIEGYLITTKNTKTANGKVMHFGTFLDRDGDFIDTVHFPPIAAKYPFRGKGIYKIVGKVMVEFNCVNIEVSELERLAIIEDPRYSVKSLNPTFQNKKSFEDLKLAQG, encoded by the coding sequence ATGTATTTGAATTGTCACACGTATTATAGTCTTCGCTATGGCACCATAAAACCAGAGCAACTGCTTGCCATTGCTTCAGAAAATGGTGTGCGCACTCTAGCGCTTACAGATATAAATACGACGTCTGCGTGTTTAGATATCGTTCGACTTTCAGAAAAATATAAAGTAAAACCAGTGCTTGGTGTCGATTTTAGAAATAGCGCACAACAACAGTTTATTCTTATTGCGAAAAACAACAATGGCTTTAAAAATATCAATGATTACCTGTCTCAATTCCTCCATAATCATGAGTTGAAAATCCCTGAACGACCAGAAAAAACATTAGCGGATTGCTTCGTGATTTATCCGTATCAAAAGGGAAAGCACTATGAATTAAAGCCCAATGAATTTTTAGGCATTGCACCCAAAGACCTCAACCATTTAAAATTTTCGAAATGGAATATGTTGCGAGAGAAATTAGTGGTGCTAAAAACGGTATCATTTCAAAACAAAAAAGGCTTTAATACACATCGTTTACTCAGAGCCATTGATAATAACACCCTATTAAGCAAGCTTCCAAAATCTGAAGAAGGTAATGCAGACCACATCATGTTGCCCTATAATGACTTGTGTGAAACGTATTCGGAATTCCCTAAACTCATCAATAATACTGAGCGACTATTAAACAATTGCTCCATAGATTTCGATTTTGAAACTGATGACTCTAAAAATCAAAAGTGTTTAACTGAAAATGAAATTTCAGATTGCGAATTATTGGAAAAACTTACTTACGATGGTATTCCCTATCGCTACGGAAATAATGTTGAGCAAAAGGTTTATGACCGTATTAAAAAAGAGCTTGACCTTATTAAACAAAAAGGCTTTGTCTCTTATTTTCTTATTAATTGGAAAATATTGGAATACGCACGCAGCAAAGATTATTACTACGTTGGTCGTGGAAGTGGTGCCAATAGCATTATCGCGTATTTATTGCGAATCACAGATGTAGATCCTATTGAACTCGATTTGTATTTTGAACGTTTCATCAACCTATTCCGGCAAAATCCACCAGATTTTGATATCGATTTTTCATGGAAAGACAGAGATGATATTACACGATTTATCTTCGATAATTTTGAGAATACTGCACTTATCACGGTTTATAACACCTTTAAATTTAAAGCTTCAGTGCGCGAATTAGGGAAAGTATTCGGCTTACCAAAATCTGAAATGGATTTGCTTACCAGAGGAAAATATACTATCAATCAACTCGATGAATTATCGCAACTCGTTATTAAATACGCCAAATACATCCAAGGATTTCCTAATTATTTAGGCATTCATGCAGGAGGTATTTTAATTTCAGAACAACCTATTCATTATTACTGTGCCACATTTATGCCACCAAAAGGTTTTGCCACCACACAGTTTGATATGGTCGCTGCAGAAGATATTGGGTTGTATAAATTCGATATTCTCAGTCAACGTGGTTTGGGTAAAATTAAGGAAGCGGTTGAAATTATTGATGAGAACTATAAAGAACAACCACCAATTGACATTCATGATATTAAAGGATTTAAGCAAGACGAGCGCATAAAAGATTTACTGAGAAATGCCAAAGCCATTGGCTGCTTTTATGTAGAATCACCAGCCATGCGAATGTTGTTAAGAAAACTTCAGGTCGATGATTATTTGGGTTTAGTGGCAGCAAGTTCCATTATTAGACCTGGTGTTGCCAATAGTGGTATGATGCGCCAATATATTTTGCGTCATCGTCATCCTGAAAAACGAAAAGAAGCACACCCTGTTTTGCAAAGTATTATGCCTGAAACCTACGGCGTTATGGTGTATCAAGAAGATGTGATTAAGGTCGCACATATTTTTGGAGGTTTGGATTTGGGCGAATCCGATATGTTACGTCGTGGTATGTCTGGTAAATTTCGATCCCGCGATGAATTCAACAAAGTGAAACAAAAGTTTTTTGACAACTGTGAAAAACGTGGCGAATCTTATGATGTTGTTACAGATATTTGGCGACAAATAGAAAGTTTCGCAGGTTATGCTTTTGCTAAAGGGCATTCCGCTTCGTATGCTGTAGAAAGCTATCAAAGTTTATTTTTAAAAGCCTATTATCCTTTGGAATATATGACAGCTACCATTAATAATTTTGGTGGTTTTTACAGCACCGAACTTTATGTGCACGAAGCCAGAATGCACCATGGAAAAATTGAAGCACCATGCATCAATCAATCAGCTGTCGAAGCTATTATTAAAGGCAAAACCATCTATTTGGGCTTTATGTTTTTGCAATCCTTAGAGTCTAAAACGATCAATCGTATTCTGAATGAACGTATCAAAAACGGCATATTTCAATCACTTGATGATTTTATAGAACGTGTCCCCATTTCCATTGAACAGCTATCCATTTTAATTAAGATAAATGCCTTTCGGTTTACAGGAATTAACAAACGCGAATTGCTGTGGGAAGCCCATTTAAAAATCAGCAAAACCATAATTCAAGACCATGTTGTTAATCTATTTAGAACTGAAAAAATCAATTATAATACACCTGAATTACCAAGTACAGCTTTAGAAACTGCTTTTGATGACATAGAATTATTGGGTTTCCCCTTATGTAATCCATTTTTACTATTAACCACAAAATCAACAGGAAATTTGCGCGCCAGACATCTTGAAAAATTAGAAGGCAGGCTCATTATTATTGAAGGGTATTTAATCACTACAAAAAACACCAAAACAGCAAACGGAAAAGTCATGCATTTTGGCACTTTTTTAGATCGTGATGGTGATTTTATAGACACGGTTCACTTCCCTCCCATTGCAGCCAAATATCCATTTAGAGGCAAAGGCATTTATAAAATAGTCGGTAAGGTTATGGTGGAATTTAATTGTGTGAATATTGAAGTTTCAGAATTAGAACGTTTAGCAATAATTGAAGATCCAAGGTATTCGGTGAAATCGCTAAATCCAACATTTCAGAATAAGAAAAGCTTTGAGGATCTTAAATTGGCACAAGGGTAA
- a CDS encoding patatin-like phospholipase family protein has translation MKTKQIILILFLISLLPLKAQDSTAHKPPKVGLVLSGGGAKGFAHIGVLKVIDSLGIKIDYVAGTSMGAIIGSLYASGYSGKQLETMFENQDFDALINDNFPRQSKSFYERENSEKYAVVLPFDRFKISLPSALSRGQNVYNLLYQLMVPVNDIRDFSELPIPFFCIATNIETGESLLIEEGKLAEAVTASGALPSLFQPVVIDDNIFIDGGVTNNFPVEELRAKGMDIIIGVDVQDALRDRKSLKSAPDILLQINNFRTINAMKSKAELTDIYIKPDITNFSVISFDEGENIIANGEAAARTQLNKLKAVKQQQPNYVERPQVKVIDSLKINQVNIEGNERYTRSYLIGKLKLKGEDKISYSDFRQGINNLIATNNFDTFRYQLEATEIEGEYNLLGRIIESETSTFLRLGLHYDGLYKSAILANLTKKKLLFSNDIASLDVILGDNTRYNFDYFIDKGFYISIGVKSRYNHFNKNVSALLAVDEDSPLLAGLNKIDANISDFTNQVYLQTIFRKDFALRIGAEHKHLKITSETITDNDQEDDIILENTVYLSLFGNLKFDDYDNSYFPKNGFYFNGDFHLYLNASGFNEDFKEFSIAKADLGYAFSFSDKLALKIEANGGFKIGDKSTNALGFAIGGYGANFINSFYSFYGYDYLALTGDSFVKATFTLDYEIFKKHHILLAANIANIDDGLFETGQFFSSPNYSGYAVGYSLETFLGPLEGKYTYSPETGNSYWFFNLGFWF, from the coding sequence ATGAAAACAAAACAGATCATATTAATATTATTCCTCATTAGCCTTTTACCATTAAAGGCTCAGGACTCCACAGCGCACAAGCCACCAAAAGTAGGTTTAGTGCTGAGCGGTGGAGGTGCTAAAGGTTTTGCTCATATTGGCGTCTTAAAGGTCATTGATAGCTTGGGTATAAAAATAGATTATGTGGCTGGCACAAGTATGGGAGCGATTATTGGGTCGTTGTATGCCTCAGGATATTCCGGCAAACAATTAGAAACCATGTTTGAAAATCAAGATTTTGATGCTTTAATAAATGATAATTTCCCCAGACAATCCAAATCATTTTACGAGCGTGAAAATTCCGAAAAGTACGCCGTAGTTTTACCTTTCGATAGATTTAAAATCAGTTTACCTTCGGCTTTGTCTCGTGGTCAAAACGTCTATAATTTGTTATACCAACTTATGGTTCCCGTTAATGATATCAGAGATTTTAGCGAACTTCCTATTCCGTTTTTTTGTATCGCTACCAATATAGAAACTGGCGAATCCCTGCTTATTGAAGAGGGTAAATTAGCCGAAGCGGTTACGGCTAGCGGTGCGTTACCGTCATTGTTTCAACCTGTAGTTATTGACGATAATATTTTTATTGATGGCGGAGTGACCAACAACTTTCCTGTTGAAGAATTACGTGCCAAAGGCATGGATATTATTATCGGTGTCGATGTCCAAGATGCGCTAAGAGACCGTAAATCCTTGAAATCTGCACCAGACATTCTGTTACAGATTAATAATTTTCGGACTATAAATGCCATGAAAAGTAAAGCCGAATTAACCGATATTTATATAAAACCAGATATTACCAATTTTTCTGTAATCTCATTTGATGAAGGTGAGAATATCATAGCCAATGGCGAAGCAGCAGCCAGAACTCAACTGAATAAATTGAAAGCTGTAAAACAGCAGCAACCAAATTATGTTGAGCGACCGCAGGTTAAAGTTATAGATAGTCTTAAAATTAACCAAGTAAATATAGAAGGAAATGAGCGTTACACCAGATCCTATCTTATTGGAAAGCTCAAGTTAAAAGGGGAGGATAAAATAAGCTATTCAGATTTCAGACAAGGGATAAACAACCTTATTGCAACCAATAATTTTGACACCTTTAGATACCAATTGGAAGCCACGGAAATTGAAGGCGAATATAATTTATTGGGTCGTATAATTGAATCAGAAACCAGTACGTTTTTAAGACTTGGTCTTCATTACGATGGCCTCTATAAAAGTGCCATACTGGCTAATCTTACCAAAAAGAAACTCTTATTCAGTAACGATATTGCTTCGTTAGATGTTATTCTGGGTGATAATACCAGATATAATTTCGATTATTTTATTGATAAAGGATTTTATATTAGTATTGGTGTAAAATCGCGCTATAACCATTTTAATAAAAACGTAAGTGCTTTGTTAGCCGTAGATGAAGATTCGCCTTTGTTAGCAGGTTTAAATAAAATTGATGCTAATATTTCAGATTTCACAAATCAAGTGTATTTACAGACTATTTTTAGAAAGGATTTTGCCTTGCGAATTGGTGCTGAACATAAACATCTTAAAATAACTTCAGAAACTATTACTGACAATGACCAAGAAGATGATATCATTCTTGAAAATACAGTTTACCTGAGTCTGTTTGGTAATTTAAAATTCGATGATTACGACAATTCCTATTTTCCCAAAAACGGATTTTACTTTAATGGCGATTTTCATTTGTATCTGAACGCTTCAGGTTTCAACGAAGATTTCAAAGAATTTTCAATAGCCAAAGCAGATCTTGGCTACGCCTTTAGTTTTAGTGATAAATTAGCTTTAAAAATAGAAGCTAATGGTGGCTTTAAAATAGGAGATAAATCTACAAATGCATTAGGGTTTGCCATAGGAGGCTATGGCGCTAATTTTATTAATAGTTTCTATTCGTTTTACGGTTATGACTATTTAGCCTTAACGGGAGATAGTTTTGTGAAAGCAACCTTTACATTAGACTATGAGATTTTTAAAAAACATCACATTTTATTAGCGGCAAACATTGCTAATATAGACGATGGGCTTTTTGAAACCGGTCAATTTTTCTCATCACCAAACTACAGTGGTTATGCTGTTGGCTATTCGTTAGAAACCTTTTTAGGGCCTTTAGAAGGAAAATACACCTATTCACCAGAGACTGGTAATAGTTATTGGTTTTTTAATCTTGGGTTTTGGTTTTGA
- the uvrC gene encoding excinuclease ABC subunit UvrC codes for MPESTLEIQIKTLPHQPGVYQYFDADERLIYVGKAKDIKKRVSSYFTKHHDYGKTRVLVKNIASVKHIVVETENDALLLENNLIKKYKPKYNVLLKDDKSYPWICIKKERFPRVFPTRRVIKDGSEYFGPYTSMKTVKTLLGLIKGLYQLRTCNYDLSEAKIEAGKYKVCLEYHLGNCKGPCEGYETEEEYHSNITAIREILKGNFKDSLQQFKIQMRHHAEAMQFEDAQKIKEKLEVLENYQAKSTIVNPKISNVDVFSIVSDETYAYINFLQLSYGSIIRSHTLELKKKLQETDTELLELAITEIRQRFNSTSKEIYVPFKVNLGDDIKVTIPKLGDKKSILDLSTRNAKYFRMDKLKQIKIVDPDRHANRIMAQMKADLRLSEEPRHIECFDNSNIQGTNPVAACVVFKNGKPSKKDYRHFNIKTVEGADDFASMEEVVYRRYKRLKEEDEPLPQLIIIDGGKGQLSSALKSLDILGLRGKIAIIGIAKRLEELFYPDDPIPLYLDKKSETLKIIQQLRNEAHRFGIEHHRNKRSKSALTTELENIPGVGEQTIVDLMKQFKTVKRIANAKLDELEAVIGVSRANKVYNYYHKE; via the coding sequence ATGCCAGAATCGACCTTAGAAATTCAAATAAAAACCTTGCCACACCAACCAGGTGTTTATCAATATTTTGATGCAGATGAGCGTTTAATCTATGTTGGCAAAGCTAAAGATATAAAAAAACGGGTTAGCAGTTATTTCACCAAGCATCACGATTATGGTAAAACACGCGTTTTGGTAAAAAATATTGCATCGGTAAAACATATTGTCGTCGAAACCGAAAATGATGCTTTATTACTTGAGAATAATCTCATTAAAAAATACAAGCCCAAATACAATGTTCTATTAAAAGATGATAAATCCTATCCTTGGATTTGTATTAAAAAGGAACGTTTTCCAAGAGTATTCCCAACACGACGTGTTATTAAAGATGGCTCAGAGTATTTTGGGCCATACACTAGTATGAAAACCGTAAAAACACTTTTAGGTTTAATAAAAGGCTTATATCAACTACGGACTTGTAATTACGATCTGTCTGAAGCTAAAATTGAAGCGGGAAAATATAAAGTCTGTCTGGAATATCACTTAGGAAATTGCAAAGGCCCTTGTGAAGGTTATGAAACCGAAGAAGAATATCACAGTAACATTACTGCCATTAGGGAAATCCTAAAAGGTAATTTTAAGGATTCCTTACAGCAATTCAAAATTCAAATGAGGCATCACGCAGAAGCGATGCAATTTGAAGATGCCCAAAAAATAAAGGAAAAACTTGAAGTTTTAGAGAATTACCAAGCCAAGTCCACCATTGTGAATCCTAAAATAAGCAATGTCGATGTGTTTTCTATTGTGAGTGATGAAACCTATGCGTATATCAATTTTCTACAGTTAAGTTATGGTTCGATAATTAGGTCTCACACCCTAGAATTAAAAAAGAAATTACAAGAAACAGATACCGAATTATTAGAATTGGCCATTACGGAAATCAGGCAACGCTTTAATTCAACTTCAAAAGAAATCTATGTACCGTTCAAAGTAAATTTGGGAGATGATATAAAAGTAACCATCCCGAAACTAGGTGATAAAAAAAGTATCCTAGATTTATCCACCAGAAATGCCAAGTATTTTAGAATGGATAAACTGAAACAGATAAAAATTGTAGATCCAGATCGCCATGCCAATAGAATTATGGCACAGATGAAAGCCGATCTGCGTTTGTCTGAAGAACCAAGGCATATCGAATGTTTCGATAATTCCAATATTCAAGGGACAAATCCTGTGGCTGCTTGTGTGGTGTTTAAAAATGGAAAGCCAAGCAAAAAAGATTACCGTCATTTTAATATTAAAACCGTTGAAGGCGCAGACGATTTCGCGTCTATGGAAGAGGTGGTTTACAGACGTTACAAACGCTTAAAGGAAGAAGACGAACCTTTACCACAACTTATCATCATCGATGGAGGAAAAGGGCAACTATCTTCAGCACTAAAAAGTTTGGATATCTTAGGATTACGAGGAAAAATTGCAATCATCGGAATTGCGAAGCGTTTAGAAGAATTATTTTATCCAGATGATCCAATTCCTTTATATTTAGATAAAAAAAGCGAAACCCTTAAAATTATCCAGCAATTACGAAACGAAGCCCATCGCTTTGGTATTGAACATCATAGAAACAAACGAAGCAAAAGTGCGTTGACTACTGAGCTGGAAAACATTCCTGGTGTTGGAGAACAAACCATAGTAGATTTAATGAAACAATTTAAAACCGTAAAACGTATTGCCAATGCCAAGTTAGATGAACTTGAGGCCGTTATTGGTGTTTCTAGGGCAAACAAAGTATATAACTATTATCATAAAGAATAA
- a CDS encoding ATP-dependent zinc protease family protein: protein MTKKILGRVDKVNFPDLQLNNIDVKIDTGAYTSAIHCSNIRVEDGKLYCVFESKGHPNFKSDEVVFDTYTHTDVKSSNGHKENRYKIKTTVVFFGKTYKINLTLSTRDDMKFPVLIGRQFLKLKFLVDVDLENQSFKQTITK, encoded by the coding sequence ATGACAAAAAAAATCTTGGGACGTGTTGATAAAGTCAATTTTCCCGATTTACAACTTAACAATATCGACGTTAAAATCGATACAGGTGCTTATACTTCAGCTATACATTGTTCAAATATTAGAGTTGAAGACGGTAAGCTCTATTGTGTTTTTGAGAGCAAAGGGCATCCTAATTTTAAAAGTGACGAAGTGGTTTTTGACACTTATACCCATACAGATGTAAAAAGCAGTAATGGGCATAAGGAAAACCGTTATAAAATTAAAACAACCGTTGTATTCTTTGGAAAAACGTATAAGATTAACTTAACTTTAAGCACTAGGGACGACATGAAGTTCCCAGTATTGATCGGTCGCCAATTTTTAAAATTGAAATTTTTGGTCGATGTCGATTTAGAAAATCAATCCTTTAAACAAACTATAACTAAATGA